Proteins found in one Paenibacillus borealis genomic segment:
- a CDS encoding carbohydrate ABC transporter permease produces the protein MERSVIENKAATPLRRREPIHLLKELKAIFYLIPFLVPFTVFYLWPVIRGAWMSLHVWGIQGMQKYVALANYKKILENPDFYSYLWNSFYFVLLCAPTVLVLGLVLALIINQRIWVRTLIRSVFFLPYVLSVSVVSFIWLKLFDAKNGPVNAVLHALGMNADINWLTDHRFVWWAITIATDWWSVGFVMVLFLAGLQEIPTDHYEAAKIDGANAWQRFWSITLPGLSSVMKIQIFYQIINCLKLFGQVQIMTGGGPGDSTNTMIRYIYVTGFKKDMFGLAAAQSMIFCFIMLLIAVVQFKITDRKDG, from the coding sequence ATGGAGCGGAGTGTAATAGAGAATAAGGCGGCAACGCCTCTTCGCAGGAGAGAGCCCATACACCTACTGAAGGAACTGAAAGCTATTTTTTATCTGATCCCCTTTCTGGTGCCGTTTACGGTGTTCTACCTGTGGCCGGTAATCCGCGGAGCCTGGATGAGCCTGCATGTCTGGGGCATTCAGGGGATGCAGAAGTATGTTGCATTGGCTAATTATAAGAAAATCTTAGAAAATCCGGATTTCTATTCGTATTTGTGGAACTCCTTTTATTTCGTACTGCTGTGCGCGCCAACCGTACTGGTACTTGGACTGGTACTGGCGCTGATCATCAATCAGAGAATTTGGGTACGAACCCTGATCCGTTCCGTGTTCTTCCTGCCCTATGTCCTGTCGGTCTCTGTGGTCAGCTTCATCTGGCTGAAGCTGTTCGATGCGAAGAACGGTCCGGTAAATGCTGTACTGCATGCACTCGGCATGAACGCGGATATCAACTGGCTCACCGATCACAGATTCGTGTGGTGGGCGATTACGATAGCGACAGACTGGTGGAGCGTCGGGTTTGTGATGGTGCTGTTTCTGGCCGGGCTGCAGGAAATCCCTACGGATCATTATGAAGCGGCGAAGATCGACGGCGCGAATGCCTGGCAGCGATTCTGGAGCATTACCCTGCCGGGGCTGTCCAGTGTGATGAAGATCCAGATCTTTTATCAGATTATCAACTGCCTCAAGCTGTTCGGACAGGTGCAGATTATGACCGGCGGCGGGCCGGGAGATTCGACCAATACCATGATCCGGTATATTTACGTTACGGGGTTCAAGAAAGATATGTTCGGCCTGGCCGCAGCGCAGTCGATGATCTTCTGCTTCATCATGCTGCTGATCGCCGTGGTTCAATTCAAAATCACAGACCGGAAAGACGGATAG
- a CDS encoding cache domain-containing sensor histidine kinase, with protein MKSSMRYKWMLLLVLFSLTPLVVMGIISFSISKSTINHKVTEYSEHLLYQTADNLDTRLGVYKDMMMQVLNNNEIVGMLRTLDRTDTASYDVDSLSLTTKLSTIVAINQDVQSISFVSDKHYIKGIYRWNKRTPAEVEPFLQTLEGGSNFRWYPTRYGTYVDSLNSQSAHVFSVAKQLYKISDDSPLGIVAVLDIREDVIKELVSKAVSNNRDLQSFVMDGRGMLVSYPDSGLIGRSVTEVLGEAGYEKLTGSGPEEIRFPLSYKGDSLIVNAKKLHTNDWVVVNVISKAALYQDSNRLLQIFIFVGLLCIIFSVIAALVLANSITNPILKMIRLMRQVMSGELSVRYKAKSRHDEIDILGDNFNYMVVRIDELLKAVYLEQDQKRMAELKALQAQINPHFLYNTLDIIKWTALIQKANNAAEMVSLLSRLLRISLGKGEETVTVEEEIEHVQCYLGIQKFRFNFNIETVVEMDDDVRYLRTPKLILQPIVENAIIHAFGDMESGGSIRISCSKAPGNLVWFEVADNGKGIDPALARSLLAGQVPEEEKPGGIGLANVDERIKLICGKMYGIEIHSEPGTGTSIRIKLPLMTEDIRGKH; from the coding sequence ATGAAGAGCAGCATGCGCTATAAGTGGATGCTGCTTCTTGTTCTCTTCTCCTTGACTCCGCTGGTGGTCATGGGGATTATTTCATTTTCGATCTCCAAATCAACGATCAACCACAAAGTAACCGAATATTCGGAGCATCTGCTGTACCAGACCGCCGACAATCTGGATACCCGGCTGGGTGTGTACAAGGATATGATGATGCAGGTGCTGAACAACAACGAGATCGTGGGGATGCTGCGGACTCTTGATCGGACAGACACGGCCAGCTATGATGTGGATAGTCTGTCGCTGACCACGAAGCTGTCCACGATCGTAGCGATTAATCAGGATGTGCAGTCGATTTCTTTTGTATCGGATAAGCATTATATCAAAGGAATCTACCGTTGGAACAAGCGCACCCCCGCCGAGGTAGAGCCGTTCCTGCAGACGCTTGAGGGGGGCAGCAACTTCCGCTGGTATCCGACCCGCTACGGGACCTATGTAGACAGTCTCAATTCCCAGAGCGCCCATGTCTTCTCGGTAGCCAAGCAATTGTACAAAATATCCGATGACAGTCCGCTGGGGATTGTAGCTGTCCTGGATATCCGGGAGGATGTCATTAAGGAGCTGGTCTCGAAGGCGGTGAGCAACAACCGGGATCTGCAAAGCTTCGTAATGGACGGCCGCGGCATGCTGGTCTCGTATCCGGACAGCGGGCTGATCGGCAGGAGTGTGACTGAGGTGCTGGGTGAGGCGGGTTACGAGAAGCTCACAGGTTCCGGGCCGGAGGAAATCAGATTTCCGCTCAGTTATAAAGGCGACAGCCTGATCGTAAATGCCAAGAAGCTGCACACCAATGATTGGGTGGTGGTCAATGTCATTTCCAAGGCTGCGCTGTACCAGGATTCAAACCGCCTGCTGCAGATTTTCATCTTCGTCGGGCTGCTCTGCATTATCTTCTCGGTCATTGCCGCGCTGGTGCTGGCCAATTCGATTACGAATCCGATTCTGAAGATGATCCGTCTGATGCGGCAGGTGATGTCCGGCGAGCTCAGCGTCCGCTACAAAGCCAAAAGCCGGCATGACGAAATCGATATTCTCGGCGATAATTTCAACTATATGGTTGTGCGGATCGACGAGCTTTTGAAAGCGGTATATCTGGAGCAGGATCAGAAACGGATGGCGGAGCTTAAGGCATTGCAGGCGCAGATCAACCCGCATTTTCTCTACAACACCCTTGATATTATTAAATGGACGGCTCTGATCCAGAAAGCCAATAACGCGGCAGAGATGGTCAGCTTATTGTCGCGGCTGCTGCGGATCAGTCTGGGCAAAGGGGAAGAGACCGTTACGGTGGAAGAGGAAATCGAGCATGTGCAATGTTATCTGGGGATTCAGAAGTTCCGCTTCAACTTCAATATTGAGACGGTTGTTGAGATGGACGACGATGTCCGCTACCTGCGGACGCCCAAGCTGATTTTGCAGCCGATTGTGGAGAACGCGATTATCCATGCTTTTGGAGATATGGAGTCCGGCGGCAGCATCCGCATCTCATGCAGCAAAGCGCCGGGCAATCTGGTATGGTTCGAGGTTGCGGACAACGGGAAGGGGATCGACCCGGCGCTTGCGCGCAGTCTGCTGGCCGGGCAAGTCCCGGAGGAGGAGAAGCCGGGAGGCATCGGGCTAGCCAATGTGGATGAACGGATCAAGCTCATTTGCGGAAAAATGTACGGCATCGAGATTCATAGTGAGCCCGGTACAGGAACATCCATACGGATCAAGCTGCCGCTCATGACAGAGGATATAAGGGGGAAACACTGA
- a CDS encoding carbohydrate ABC transporter permease, whose protein sequence is MKKFALNIAAVLLALLFIFPLIWMFLTSLKPDGVNVYTLADWVKWSDLNTDNYVKVIRDSQILHWTWNSLVIGVLTTVISILLSSLAAFSFSKLPFRSRGIFYVLIVSGLLIPTEAILIPLYETALHLQLIDNIWAIVLPGLTNPIGILLLKQFMDGVPKDYIEAAQIDGSRSFRLWWSICVPLTRSAMVSVGIFFFILSWNNFLWPYLAITSEENMILSAGLPTFLSNNNMSLNLIMTASAIAAIPTILVFILLQRHIVQGVAMSGVKG, encoded by the coding sequence ATGAAGAAGTTTGCTTTAAATATTGCTGCTGTACTACTTGCGCTGCTGTTTATTTTCCCGTTGATCTGGATGTTCCTCACCTCCCTGAAGCCTGACGGTGTGAACGTATATACGCTGGCCGACTGGGTGAAATGGTCAGATCTGAATACCGACAACTATGTCAAAGTCATCCGGGATTCGCAGATTCTGCACTGGACCTGGAACAGTCTGGTCATTGGTGTCCTCACGACTGTAATCTCCATTCTGCTCAGCTCACTGGCGGCATTCTCCTTCTCCAAGCTGCCGTTCCGGTCGCGGGGAATATTCTATGTGCTGATCGTTTCAGGTCTGCTGATTCCGACAGAAGCGATCCTGATTCCGCTCTATGAAACTGCGCTGCATCTGCAGCTGATTGATAACATCTGGGCGATCGTTCTGCCCGGGCTGACCAACCCGATCGGCATTCTGCTGCTGAAGCAGTTCATGGACGGCGTGCCCAAGGATTACATTGAAGCCGCGCAGATTGACGGCAGCCGCAGCTTCCGGTTATGGTGGAGCATCTGTGTGCCGCTTACACGCTCAGCCATGGTCTCTGTAGGGATCTTCTTCTTTATTCTCTCCTGGAATAACTTCCTGTGGCCGTACCTGGCGATTACCTCGGAAGAGAATATGATTCTTTCGGCAGGGTTGCCCACCTTTTTGTCGAATAATAACATGTCGCTCAATCTGATTATGACGGCAAGTGCGATTGCGGCGATTCCGACGATTCTCGTCTTTATTCTGCTCCAGCGGCATATCGTCCAGGGCGTGGCGATGTCCGGGGTCAAGGGTTAA